The Vibrio ishigakensis genome has a window encoding:
- a CDS encoding APC family permease: protein MELKKNMGFGGLLIYALIFMVPIAPFGIYGDVFNVSHGMVGMVYLTGFVGMVFTALSYGRMMKEFRKSGSVYEYAKRGLGANAGFIGGWCMLLDYIIIPALLYIVATIAMHEIVPEVPALVWAAIFIAFNTVAALVGLNFTEKVNKVFLGFMLLLIGVFVVTAYRGLVAGEFPNSQGFTMAPFFQKDHFSIGLVFSAVSIAVMSFLGFDGVSTLTEEAKDGVKTHYVPFVSLCIAVVLFLAQVVFAAWVLPNADAFQENSGNAWYVVARIVGGGYLSTACALLTALSWGITNALASQTAVSRVIFGMAKDGVLPKSLSALNGRFRTPHVAILLSGVVSAVLVFLFEDHLDVFVSFVNFGALTGFILLHLAVISWCNIKNKRQNLFVELISPLCGIAILSYVWISLDQSAKLLGLAWLVVGVVVIGINKSRGVSINMEAID, encoded by the coding sequence ATGGAATTGAAAAAGAACATGGGCTTTGGCGGCCTGCTGATATACGCACTCATCTTTATGGTGCCTATTGCGCCTTTTGGTATCTATGGCGATGTATTTAATGTCAGCCACGGCATGGTGGGTATGGTCTACCTTACAGGTTTTGTAGGTATGGTATTTACCGCGCTCTCTTATGGTCGAATGATGAAGGAGTTCCGAAAATCTGGCTCTGTTTATGAGTATGCCAAGCGCGGTCTAGGTGCCAATGCGGGCTTTATTGGTGGCTGGTGTATGCTTTTGGACTACATCATTATTCCCGCGCTTTTGTATATCGTGGCGACGATTGCTATGCATGAAATTGTACCTGAGGTGCCAGCTCTGGTTTGGGCTGCAATCTTCATCGCCTTTAATACGGTTGCAGCATTAGTCGGCCTTAACTTTACCGAAAAGGTTAACAAGGTATTTCTTGGCTTTATGCTGCTTCTTATTGGTGTGTTTGTGGTGACTGCATATCGAGGCCTTGTGGCGGGCGAATTCCCGAATAGCCAAGGCTTTACTATGGCGCCGTTCTTCCAAAAAGATCACTTTAGCATTGGGCTCGTGTTCAGCGCGGTATCTATTGCGGTGATGTCATTCCTAGGTTTTGATGGCGTATCTACCCTGACTGAAGAAGCCAAAGATGGAGTTAAGACTCATTACGTGCCATTTGTCTCTCTTTGCATTGCAGTGGTGCTATTCCTAGCGCAAGTTGTTTTTGCTGCCTGGGTTCTGCCAAACGCTGATGCGTTTCAAGAAAACAGTGGCAACGCTTGGTATGTGGTTGCTCGCATCGTGGGTGGTGGTTATCTATCGACCGCATGTGCACTGCTGACTGCGCTTTCGTGGGGTATTACTAACGCACTTGCATCGCAAACTGCAGTATCACGTGTGATCTTTGGTATGGCGAAAGATGGCGTTCTGCCTAAATCGCTATCTGCACTCAACGGTCGCTTCCGTACACCGCATGTAGCTATCTTGCTGTCAGGTGTGGTTTCAGCGGTATTGGTATTCTTGTTTGAAGACCATTTGGATGTATTTGTGTCCTTTGTAAACTTCGGCGCTTTGACTGGTTTTATCCTGCTGCACTTAGCGGTGATCTCTTGGTGCAATATCAAGAACAAGCGTCAGAATTTGTTTGTTGAGCTTATCTCACCTTTATGCGGCATCGCGATCTTATCTTATGTATGGATCTCACTGGATCAGAGTGCAAAACTGCTTGGCCTTGCATGGCTAGTGGTTGGGGTAGTGGTTATCGGAATCAATAAATCACGTGGCGTATCAATCAATATGGAAGCGATAGATTGA
- a CDS encoding peptidylprolyl isomerase, whose product MARTAHALHILVKNKDKAEDIMKQLKKGAKFQTLARKYSTCPSGKKGGDLGEFKQGQMVPQFDRVVFKEETITPHLVKTKFGWHIVKTLWRT is encoded by the coding sequence ATGGCTCGTACCGCACATGCTCTTCATATCCTAGTGAAGAATAAAGACAAAGCAGAAGACATCATGAAACAGCTCAAGAAGGGCGCGAAGTTTCAGACTCTAGCTCGTAAATACTCTACCTGCCCATCAGGTAAAAAGGGCGGTGACCTTGGTGAGTTCAAACAAGGTCAAATGGTTCCTCAGTTTGATCGTGTGGTGTTCAAAGAAGAGACCATTACGCCTCACCTAGTAAAAACCAAGTTCGGCTGGCACATTGTGAAAACGCTGTGGCGCACCTAA
- a CDS encoding TetR family transcriptional regulator: MPKRSREDTEITINKIMDAVVEQLLTLGYDKMSYTTLSQATGVSRTGISHHFPKKTDFAMALDGRIFKMFMEYLDFNSGLVGFSQSWIKSLEDEKFQAILRLLFHHVVTTENAHQFARQGIDRLFIMLNDLYGEESKKELEWLFGCTMIRLASR; the protein is encoded by the coding sequence ATGCCAAAGCGAAGTAGAGAAGATACTGAAATCACCATCAACAAGATTATGGATGCGGTTGTTGAGCAGTTGTTGACGCTGGGTTACGACAAGATGTCTTATACCACCCTAAGTCAAGCTACCGGCGTATCGCGCACCGGTATCAGCCACCATTTCCCTAAGAAAACCGATTTTGCAATGGCACTGGATGGCCGTATTTTCAAGATGTTTATGGAGTATCTTGATTTCAATTCAGGACTAGTTGGTTTTTCTCAAAGCTGGATTAAATCCCTCGAAGACGAAAAATTCCAAGCGATTCTGCGTCTGTTGTTCCACCATGTAGTGACCACAGAAAACGCTCATCAATTTGCAAGACAAGGCATCGATCGTCTCTTCATTATGCTTAATGACCTTTATGGTGAAGAGAGTAAGAAAGAGCTAGAGTGGCTGTTTGGCTGCACTATGATTCGCCTAGCATCTCGCTAA
- a CDS encoding 1-acyl-sn-glycerol-3-phosphate acyltransferase encodes MSTENDIYQEIRPYNDAEIAPAIQRLIDDEEFISAILSHKFSHLPALLRGLVSPLVKMFLKNRWGKLNSVDAVQIEVEKYLDKALDTTSDGVTFEGLDKLEKNTSYLFISNHRDIAMDPALVNYGLHHSQHQTMRIAIGDNLLRKPCATELMKINKSFIVKRSAKAPREMMKALGLLSSYIKHSLETSNSIWIAQKEGRAKDGNDFTDPAIIKMIQLEGRKRKMAFSEYVKSLKIVPVAISYEYDPCDLAKANELYQKATQGEYQKSEFEDIESIVKGITGYKGRIQVSFGDVIENDIETPDALAEEIDRQIHANYKLFPINLLAAGIDDASIDAKTREELEKKLSGLEEGARQYLIDGYANPVHNLSKDKQEAA; translated from the coding sequence ATGTCTACCGAGAACGATATTTATCAAGAAATTCGTCCTTACAACGATGCAGAGATTGCTCCTGCTATTCAACGTTTGATCGATGATGAAGAGTTTATTTCTGCGATTTTGAGCCACAAGTTTTCTCATCTTCCAGCTTTGCTACGTGGTCTAGTTTCACCTTTAGTGAAAATGTTTCTTAAAAACCGCTGGGGCAAACTGAACTCAGTGGATGCCGTACAGATTGAGGTAGAGAAGTACCTTGATAAAGCGCTAGATACTACTAGTGACGGCGTCACCTTCGAAGGCTTAGACAAGCTAGAAAAGAATACGTCATACCTGTTTATCTCTAACCACAGAGATATAGCGATGGACCCGGCGTTAGTAAACTATGGTCTGCACCATTCACAGCATCAAACCATGCGAATCGCCATTGGTGACAACCTTCTTCGTAAGCCATGTGCCACTGAACTGATGAAGATCAACAAGAGTTTTATCGTGAAACGTTCAGCTAAAGCACCACGTGAGATGATGAAGGCGTTAGGCTTGCTTTCTTCTTATATCAAGCACTCTCTAGAGACCAGCAACTCTATCTGGATAGCCCAGAAAGAGGGTCGTGCTAAAGATGGTAATGATTTCACCGATCCTGCAATCATTAAGATGATTCAACTTGAAGGGCGTAAGCGCAAGATGGCTTTCTCTGAATATGTTAAGTCATTGAAGATAGTGCCAGTAGCCATCTCTTACGAGTATGACCCTTGTGATCTCGCCAAAGCGAATGAGCTTTATCAAAAGGCGACACAGGGTGAGTACCAGAAGTCTGAGTTTGAAGATATCGAGAGTATCGTAAAAGGCATCACCGGCTACAAAGGCCGAATTCAGGTGAGCTTTGGTGACGTTATAGAAAACGATATCGAAACGCCTGATGCGCTAGCGGAAGAGATTGATCGTCAGATCCATGCCAACTACAAGCTATTCCCGATCAACCTGCTAGCTGCGGGTATTGACGATGCATCTATCGATGCTAAAACTCGTGAAGAACTTGAGAAGAAATTATCAGGCTTAGAAGAGGGGGCTCGCCAGTATCTGATTGACGGTTATGCGAACCCAGTTCATAACCTGTCTAAAGATAAGCAAGAAGCAGCTTAA
- a CDS encoding acetamidase/formamidase family protein: MTHITTKDYVYAMSKDNAPVARVKPNQTFSLDTFDCFRNQMEDAGYILEEIDFAKVNPATGPVFVEGAQVGDTLAVTILDIELAAKGSMVSSELFGSLSHKLSGSIVQPVEIQGDRAEIAPDLSVPLSPMVGVIGTAPAEGAIACGSPGEHGGNMDTKEIKLGSVVYLPVNHDGGLLSLGDLHAAMGDGELSGTGIEIPGKVTLSVEVLKNSKLPTPSVLNDDLLTIIASDPDLDKAATTAVEKTHQYLMSEHQMTDHIASRWLSVGGDLGVSQIVNPLKTAKVTVDLSWLK, encoded by the coding sequence ATGACTCACATCACCACCAAAGATTATGTTTATGCGATGAGCAAGGATAATGCTCCGGTCGCTCGCGTAAAGCCTAATCAAACATTCTCTTTAGACACCTTCGACTGCTTTCGCAATCAGATGGAAGATGCAGGCTACATCCTCGAAGAGATCGACTTTGCTAAGGTAAACCCAGCCACTGGCCCAGTGTTTGTTGAGGGTGCGCAAGTAGGGGATACCCTTGCCGTTACCATTCTGGACATCGAGCTTGCCGCAAAGGGCTCCATGGTTTCATCTGAGCTTTTCGGTAGCCTTTCACACAAACTTTCCGGCTCGATTGTACAACCTGTTGAGATACAAGGTGACAGAGCAGAGATCGCACCAGACCTAAGCGTGCCACTATCTCCAATGGTAGGCGTTATTGGTACAGCGCCTGCAGAGGGTGCTATTGCATGTGGCAGTCCTGGTGAGCACGGCGGCAACATGGATACCAAGGAAATAAAACTTGGCTCGGTTGTGTACTTGCCGGTTAACCATGACGGTGGTTTGTTATCGCTTGGCGACTTGCACGCGGCTATGGGTGATGGCGAACTCTCCGGAACAGGCATTGAAATCCCAGGCAAGGTAACCCTGTCGGTAGAGGTGCTTAAAAACTCCAAATTACCGACGCCTTCGGTACTAAACGATGACCTCCTTACCATTATCGCATCCGATCCGGACCTCGATAAAGCCGCGACTACTGCGGTCGAGAAGACCCACCAATATCTGATGTCTGAGCATCAGATGACTGACCACATTGCCTCTCGCTGGCTGAGCGTTGGCGGTGATTTGGGTGTGTCTCAGATAGTTAACCCGCTTAAAACCGCAAAAGTGACCGTAGACCTGTCATGGCTTAAGTAA
- a CDS encoding YfcZ/YiiS family protein: MSQQYKEPEVCEACGVAGEMGFVINEGNEVSEVSLFASSKEAVEAEFEKYLALAKQVNDAVQHQTEITEGEQFELQAKFKFEVSAEKLIYDLKCRSLAR, from the coding sequence ATGTCACAACAATACAAAGAGCCTGAAGTTTGCGAAGCATGTGGCGTTGCAGGTGAAATGGGCTTTGTTATCAATGAAGGCAACGAAGTATCTGAGGTCTCTCTTTTTGCATCATCAAAAGAAGCTGTAGAAGCTGAATTTGAAAAATATTTGGCGCTAGCCAAGCAAGTGAATGACGCAGTACAACACCAAACTGAAATCACTGAGGGTGAGCAGTTTGAACTTCAAGCAAAGTTTAAGTTTGAAGTAAGTGCAGAAAAACTTATCTACGATCTTAAGTGTCGCTCTCTAGCACGCTAA
- a CDS encoding AraC family ligand binding domain-containing protein, whose translation MAYPKIQATLSENSNAKPYMHHAIDFQSTHFDFLKLTPRKPTLKHQLLCVESGMVTIRLGKQEYAIDKGEMFWVPANCLTSLSYFPDTKVSVVEASQRLADAFPHQAGYIKPSNLLKSLLSKLEAVKSKSEHTQVLLSAVRFELSELKPKLISTPLTKSLSDWQSKDGQLSPQTVLVLKVREAEKMRLSGVKDGQIAEKWFAGELSAYQAATQAVLGER comes from the coding sequence TTGGCTTATCCCAAAATACAGGCTACCCTATCGGAAAATTCCAACGCTAAGCCTTATATGCACCACGCCATAGACTTCCAATCTACTCATTTTGACTTTCTAAAACTGACTCCGCGCAAACCAACTCTTAAACATCAGTTGCTTTGTGTCGAGTCTGGCATGGTTACCATACGCTTAGGAAAGCAGGAATATGCGATAGATAAAGGTGAAATGTTCTGGGTACCAGCGAATTGCCTGACCTCACTTAGCTATTTCCCTGATACTAAGGTCTCAGTTGTTGAAGCATCGCAACGACTTGCTGATGCATTTCCTCACCAAGCGGGATACATCAAGCCATCTAACTTATTGAAAAGTCTTCTTAGCAAGCTAGAAGCGGTTAAATCCAAGTCTGAGCATACGCAAGTGCTTCTTAGCGCCGTGCGCTTTGAGCTATCAGAATTAAAACCAAAGCTAATCAGCACTCCATTAACCAAGAGCTTAAGCGATTGGCAGAGTAAAGATGGGCAACTATCTCCGCAAACCGTACTGGTATTAAAAGTGAGAGAAGCAGAGAAAATGCGTCTTTCAGGTGTGAAAGATGGGCAAATTGCAGAGAAGTGGTTTGCAGGAGAGCTGAGCGCTTATCAAGCAGCAACCCAAGCCGTGCTAGGAGAACGCTAG
- a CDS encoding potassium channel family protein, producing the protein MAKISERDNFLFLFVALVVLLAGCAIMEQFFDTGQGIVLIGLLFCMSASTLGIEKKRSLTRGWFGFLTVTVLITSIASILQAANLAVVSLIALIIFIGQYLRHATKLVLKAPRIDKNQIVGSICIYLMMGLWFAFVQLLLLEILDGGFNGIEHGPWLDNLSRMIYFSFITMTSVGYGVIAPTEPLTRFVAYFEAVAGVFYLAILVSSLVSAGLSQIDENKRNSDSD; encoded by the coding sequence ATGGCGAAGATATCCGAACGCGATAACTTTCTTTTTTTGTTTGTAGCCTTGGTGGTGCTGCTTGCTGGCTGTGCCATCATGGAGCAGTTCTTTGATACAGGGCAGGGCATAGTGCTCATTGGTTTGCTGTTTTGTATGTCGGCTTCAACCTTGGGAATTGAAAAGAAAAGGTCACTAACTCGAGGTTGGTTTGGCTTCTTGACGGTAACCGTTCTAATCACCTCCATCGCATCCATATTGCAAGCGGCCAACTTAGCGGTTGTGTCCCTGATAGCGCTTATAATCTTTATCGGCCAATATTTAAGACATGCCACAAAGCTTGTATTGAAAGCACCGAGAATAGATAAGAACCAGATTGTCGGTTCTATCTGTATCTACTTGATGATGGGCCTTTGGTTTGCCTTTGTTCAACTGCTTCTATTAGAAATTCTGGATGGCGGTTTCAATGGTATTGAGCATGGTCCATGGCTAGATAATCTATCGCGCATGATCTATTTCAGTTTTATCACTATGACCTCAGTGGGTTATGGGGTAATTGCACCCACAGAGCCTTTGACGCGTTTTGTCGCTTATTTTGAAGCGGTAGCTGGGGTGTTCTATTTGGCTATCTTAGTTTCAAGCCTAGTGAGTGCGGGTTTGAGTCAGATAGATG
- a CDS encoding AI-2E family transporter: protein MNSSHDYSKQVIDAFIKIVIIGLLLYWCYEILSPFMLLVIWGAIIATALFPVAKMLEGKFKISQAKASWLLVLCGVLVLVVPTYLVSDSLFTTASDVYDGIQEGSFELKPPSESVKSWPVVGEKVYATLLGLSANLMKALAEYADQVKSVLGTIASSIGSLAGGILQFIISLLISGVFMSNAQACQKAFQQISVRLAGEYGAQFTDIAKATVRSVVQGVIGVAITQAIMAAIGLYLAGIPFAGLWVVAVLIVAIIQLPPIIALIPAIIFAWTTDTTLVASLFTIWCVLVSASDAVLKPMLMGRGTDIPMLVILLGAIGGMAMSGIVGLFVGAVVLAVTHRLFVAWLAQSEVDIEQIEQTKQESE from the coding sequence ATGAACTCCTCTCACGACTATTCCAAGCAAGTCATCGATGCCTTTATTAAGATCGTTATTATTGGTCTTCTGCTTTACTGGTGCTACGAAATCCTCAGTCCATTTATGTTATTGGTGATCTGGGGCGCGATTATTGCTACCGCTCTTTTCCCTGTGGCTAAGATGCTTGAGGGAAAATTTAAAATCTCACAAGCTAAGGCAAGTTGGTTATTGGTCTTGTGTGGTGTGCTAGTTCTGGTTGTTCCTACTTATCTGGTTTCGGACAGTCTATTCACTACGGCAAGCGATGTTTACGATGGTATCCAAGAGGGCTCGTTTGAGCTGAAACCACCTTCAGAATCTGTGAAGTCTTGGCCAGTCGTCGGTGAGAAGGTTTATGCTACCTTGCTAGGCCTATCTGCCAACCTAATGAAGGCGTTAGCGGAGTATGCTGATCAGGTTAAAAGCGTTCTAGGCACAATCGCTTCATCTATTGGCTCACTTGCTGGTGGCATACTGCAGTTCATTATCTCGCTGTTGATCTCTGGCGTATTCATGAGTAATGCACAAGCGTGTCAAAAGGCGTTCCAACAGATCTCCGTTCGTCTTGCTGGTGAGTATGGTGCTCAGTTTACTGATATTGCTAAAGCGACAGTACGCAGCGTGGTGCAGGGTGTAATCGGCGTTGCAATTACCCAAGCGATTATGGCGGCTATCGGTTTGTATCTTGCGGGCATTCCTTTTGCTGGCCTTTGGGTTGTAGCCGTACTCATCGTAGCGATAATCCAGCTTCCACCTATCATTGCGCTTATTCCTGCCATTATCTTTGCCTGGACCACAGACACTACCTTAGTCGCGAGTCTGTTCACTATCTGGTGTGTGCTGGTAAGCGCCAGTGACGCGGTATTAAAACCTATGTTGATGGGACGTGGGACTGACATTCCTATGCTAGTCATTCTGCTTGGTGCTATCGGTGGTATGGCGATGTCAGGCATTGTGGGGCTATTCGTAGGTGCGGTTGTACTTGCTGTAACGCATCGCTTGTTTGTTGCTTGGCTAGCTCAGTCCGAAGTAGATATCGAGCAGATTGAGCAAACTAAACAAGAGAGCGAATAA